TTGATTGACCTGACGCAAAACCTCACTGTAACCAAGTGTCAGGTGACTAGAGTTTACTTTGCCCAAATGAGCGATCGCGACATTCAAGCTTACGTAGCTACAGGTGAACCTCTCAAATGTGCTGGTGCTTTTGCCTTGGAAGGTTTTGGTAGTTTATTCGTAGAAAAAATTTCAGGTTGTCACAGCAACGTTATCGGTCTGAGTTTACCTTTGCTGCGCCATATGCTGGCAGAACTTGGATACAACGTTGTTGATTTCTGGTCTTAGCCAAAAGTCAATCAAAAGTAACTAGTAACAAAACTGCTTAGTATGCAGTATTGCCTCACCATGATCGGGAATCCAGGCTAGCCACTCGTCTTGAGAAACCTGACACAATAACAGTGCTTCCTCATAACTAAAAGGATTGGGAAGTTGCAACAGCTTCACCCAACTTGCAGTGGCAAACTCCTGTGGTGACTCTTGGGCGTAAGACTGGCTGGTGACATTTAGCTTCCGTCTTCTGAATTGCACTGCAAAATCTGGTCTTTCAGAATCTAGTTTCATAGCTAATGGGCTAATATCAAATTATTTCTGTAACTAAGGATACAAAATAAACAATACTGTTGAAAAGCAACCTTTTTATAACTTTACGTTGGAGTTTCTCCAATGGCGGAAAGTGTCTGTTGAGTAGAAACGCACAGAGGAGAAAAAGTCTTAGATTTCAATAATGCCTAGGTTTTCGTAGTTTAAGGAATCTGCTTGTACCGTCAAAGCTATTGTTGTTGATTTCGATCCTGCCAAATTGGCAGTTGATTTACTTTTTTAAGTGTTAATTCTACATAAGTTGTTTGGCTTTGTCCGATTTTTGTTGTCCCAAAATAGCCTTGAGAGCCGCTATGAGCATGAGGGCCTGTCTGGACAACGGTATAACGTCCCTGATGACGAGCTTGATTGAAAGGTGAACCGACTGTAATTGGCCAGCGTGAAGCAAATACAATCTGGCTAATATCTTCAATCCAATCTCGGCGACCTACGAGTTGGTACACGCGATCGACCGCATCAAAGCCTACTTCGCCATCAAAATCACCACCGATGGAGACCACAATTAATTGAGCATTTAGCCACCGATCGAGGTAAGAAGCAGCACCTAGAGAGACTTGGACTCCGCCACTAGTTCCAACTAAAATCAGTTTCAGGTCTTGTTTTGGGATTTTGGAGATAGGATAGACCGCATTCATGCGATTAACGATCGCATTTGCAATTCCCAAGTTATAAATATCTCCATAACGGTCATCGGCAGAAATTGCAAACCGCCAGAGATTACGTATTTTAATTAAAACATCAGTATTAGAGAGCCAACCATCTGCTTTTTCGGCTGCACTCCAAAGAGGTGCTAATAACCGTTGTCCTCCTAAACTTTCGTTAGCAGCGGAATAAGGAAAAACATCCCGCACTGTGACACAATTACGATGAATTTGCTCTAATTTATCAAGAAAAAATTGTTCGCCAGGAGTTAATTGATCTGCTGAAAAATCTCCTACTCCTGGTAAAAAGACTATATAGCAATCGATATTTTCTGATTTGCCAACTTTCAGCGAACTGTTATCTCCAGGTAAGTTTTTTGTTGAATTTTTCTTAATCCCTAAGCTTTCAGCGCTTTGTTTTAACCACCATACCAAAGTTCCAACAGGAGCAACAGTTCCCCATACAAGAAGTATTATTCCTGCTAAAACTAACAGTTTTAATGTTCCACTTTGCAACGATAGCAGTATTTTTTCGCCAATCTTACGCATTTGAGATTATTTTTTTATATAGTTAGCAAATAAGGTAATTTTGAGCTTAAGAATTTAATTTTTTTTGGCTTAATTTTATAAAATTATGATTTTTGTACTTTGTCATCCTTCATTAGTTAGAAAAAATGAGCAGTAATAATAACAAATCAAGGTCAGGTTTGTGTAGTACACTTCGGTATGCTCTAGCTTTGAATGGCGACTTCTATGAAAATGCTCGTAATACACAGCGAAACCGGAGGTTAGCTCTAAGTATTGTAATTTTGGCTGCTGTTTCTCATGCCATAGGTAGCGGCGTAATTTTAATCATCAATCGAGCTACAGTTTTTGTATTTTTAGCTGGTCTTGTGATTGATGCGATCGCCGTAATTGCAGGATACTATTTTTGGACATTCACAATTTGGAAAATTGGGCAATGGCTCAAACCCATCGATCCTACTTACGGTGACTTATTGATTCCTATAGGCTTCGCCTATGCACCGCAAGTATTGAATTTTTTAACTCTTATTCCCTTACTCGGACGACCAATTGAGTTGATTTTGGCGGTGTGGAGTTTATTGGCGGTAATCGTCGCAGTGCGCCAAGGGTTAGATATTACGACTCGACGAGCAGCATTTATCTGTTTAGTAGGCTGGCCTTTAATTCAAATTGCGATCGGTTTTGTACAAGTTTTACAGCAACAATTAATCAGATGGACAAGCTAAAAGGCGTAAGTATGTATTGATGTATGGATTACTCAGTATCACACTATAGCTTTTGATCGCGCGATTAGAAGCATTTTAACAGTTAATTGTTAGCAAGCGATCGCCTCTAGTTTTGCTTATAGTTAGACAACGCAACCATTGTACCCAACAGCAGCAAAACGACAAAAACCGTTGCCTATTGGATAGAGATGAAAATTATGCGATCGCAGTTTGTTGAACATTTCATAAGTCTCTGTTTCTTCTCATATATCCATCTGTAGGTTCTGTTACGTTTTCCAGCAACTGATAAATGTAGAATTCATTTAACCAAAGTTTGATGGAGCGATTTCAAAGCAGCAGAGAAATTAAGTCTTGAGAGTAGATATCTAAAGACTGCTGATATGCTTTGTACCTAGAAGCAACAAACTCTACTTATGAGTTAACCATAAACTTAAGGAAAAAGAGATGTTAGGAATGCTCTATGTGATAGATATTGTTTAATGGCTTGATGGCTAACTGAAGGTAAACTCGCTTGCGTAACTAAATTGAGTTAACCAAGCCAAACAGCTGATTTTCATATTCAGAGTTACTTTTTTAACTAAATACATTCTCAGACAATCAAGCTGTAGAATTTGTTCTGTTACCAACATCATCACTATCAAAAAACTATCAAGAGCAAATTCTAAATATTTCGCAGAATTGGCTTCAATCTGATGGAAGCAGAGAATTTTGCTTTTGCTAAACTTTAGAGTATCACTTCAATTAATCACAGCATCTATCTCATTAGTAAGCACTTACAAAAGCTAGAAATTATTGCATAATGCAATTTTGCGATCGCTGTAGTTGGTACTTTAATTATGATTTTTGAAGCGCTGAAGTGCTTACTACAAAACTATCAAAATTAAACTGATAAACCTTAGTACAGTAAGGCGGAAATAAACTTACCATCAAATTCAATTAAAAGCTTACCCTATATCATTTTGAATTCCGCATAGCCATACTGATCTATTTCATTGGTTATTAGGGTTATGGTCGATCGAATCCTTGAATTCTTGAAGCAGTCGAAGATCTAACAGCTATCAAAGTTCATGAAATAGATCGCTAATTCAACTGCGTATAAGTCGCTTTTTTCTGTCAATTAGCACAATTCAGATAAACGGGCAACATATCATGTCAAGGGTGACTGAGAAGCCACAGTTAAGGGAGCAGACACTTGAGCAACCTAAAGTTTGGTGGAGCATTGCTGTAGCCCTACCAATAGTAATTGCTGCTGGTGTATTAGGTACAGCTAAAGTCGAACAGTTGAAAAAAATAGCTTCGTCTGTACCGATTAGGCCAATGACCAACAGTATCACTGCTGTAGGGCATTTGGAACCACGCGGAGAAGTAATTAAGTTATCTGCACCAATGGCGGGGATGCAAGCAGCGTCGCGAGTGCAACAACTGTTAATTAAAGAGGGTGATAAGATTAAGCAAGGTCAAGTAGTGGCGATTTTGGATAACCATGATACCCAAGTAGCCGCACTGGAAGAAGCAAAAGCGAAATTGCAAGAATCTCGCGCCAATTTAGCACAAGTCAGAGCTGGCTCACCAAGAGATATTCAAGCCCAAACATCTGTAATTGCTCGCTTAGAAGCACAGTTACGCGGAGAAAAAGACGCACAGCAAGCAACAATCGCTCGAATCGCAGCTCAGTTAAGTGGCGAAAAAATCGCCCAACAAGCAATGGTTAATCGCCTAGAAGCCGAACTGGGCGGGCAAAAAGATACTTTAAGAGCCACGCTGACACGAATCCAAGCTGAACAGCGGAATGCCCAAGTTGATGCTCAACGTTATGAGATGTTGTATAAAGAAGGTGCAATTTCTCAGCAAGAACGAGATCGAAGACGCTTAAGCGCAATCACCAGCAATCAGCAGGTTGTGGAAAGCCAAGCTACTCTCAAGCAGACTATTGCAACTATTAAACAGCAAATTGCTGAAGCTAGAGCTAATCAAGTCAAAACTTTATCAACATTACAACAGCAGCTAATTGAAGCCAAAGTTAACCGCGATAAAACTGTAGCAACTTTGCAAAGACAAATTGATGAAGAAAAAGCCAAACTCAACCGCCTGATGGAAGTTCGCCCCACTGATGTGCAAATGGCACAAGCGCAAGTCAGTAATGCGATCGCAATGGTGAGAAAAGCAGAAGCAGAACTCAAATTGAGCTATGTTAAAGCACCTATTAATGGCGAGATTTTAACCATTCACACCAAGTCGGGAGAAGCTATTAATCAAATGGGAATCGCGGAGATTGGGCAAACCGATCAAATGATCGTCATTGCTGAAGTAGCTGAAGACAGTATTGGTAGAGTGCGTCTCGGTCAAAATGCTACCGTTACTAGTGACAATGGAGCTTTTATGAGCGAATTAAGGGGAACAGTCACAGAGATTGGCAGAAAAATTGGGAAAAAAGATGTATTGAATACAGATCCAGCTGCAGATGTAGATGCCAGAGTTGTACAAGTGAAAATTGCCCTGACTCCAGAAGATAGCGCCAAAGTTGCTGGTTTAACTTACGCAAAGGTGATTGTTGAAATTAATAATTAATACCGCTAACAATAATTCGTAATTACCTTTTCACCAGGAATATATATTTTCAATCAGTGGTTTATGTACGCTGTGATGTACTAGCTTTGTTTAAGTAAAGTAATAACTTACTATGCATACACAAACTTAGCTAAACAGCTTTTAATATCGGGTTTTAATACTAATTTTAATGTGGTGGTCTTGGTTTAGATTGCTGGCATATTCTTGCGATAAAAACTTGTACTCTATAATCCAAAACCTCAAGGCTAAAATTGGTATTGGTAATGCTTAACGAACTAATTACTAGTATTTTTCAAATTCATAAAGTCAACAAAAAAATACCCTTATCATGGCTACAACTCACAAGAGAAAGAACTCGTTTAGCCGTGGCTCTGGCAGGAATTGGCTTTGCCGATATTCTGATGTTTATGCAATTAGGTTTTCGAGATGCTTTGTATTATAGTAACGTTCGCTTCCATAATAGTTTGCAGGGTGACATTATTTTAATCAATAGTCAATCTAATGCTATTCTGTCGATGAAAAGTTTTTCTCAACGGCGTTTATATAAAGCATTGGATTTACCAACAGTGCAATCGGTACATGGTATATACCTGGACTATACAAGCTGGAGAAATCCTGAAACAGGTCGCCCTCGCAGCATTCTAATATTTGGATTTAATCCTGAAGTTAACTTATTGAACTTACCTGGAGTTCAGGAAAATTTAGCACAATTAAAGCTACCTGATGTAGTATTATATGACCGTTCTTCCAGGGTAGAATACGGGCCAATCGCTGCTAATTTTGAGCAGGGTAAAACTGTAACAGCAGAAGTACGCAGGCGGCGAATAAAAGTAGGAGGGTTATTTACTTTAGGTGCATCATTTGGGGCTGATGGTAATCTCATTACTAGCGATCTTAACTTTTTGCGTATCTTCAACAACCGTCAACGCGGTTTAATTGATATTGGGGTAATTAGATTAAAGCCAGGAGCAAATGTTACATCTGTAACCCAAGATTTAAGAAGTTATCTACCTAACGATATTAATGTTTTAACTAAGCAGGAATTCATTGATTTTGAGCGCAATTACTGGGCTAATAGTACTGCTATTGGATTTATTTTTACTTTAGGGACAATTATGGGGTTTATTGTAGGAACCGTAATTGTTTATCAAATCCTTTATACAGAAGTTGCCGATCATTTGGCAGAATATGCAACCTTAAAAGCAATCGGTTATACACAAAAATATTTATTAAATGTCATACTCCAAGAAGCTTTAATATTAGCATTAATTGGCTATTTGCCTGGATTCACCTTTGCATTATTTATGTATAAAACTGCTAGGGATGCAACATTGCTACCAGTGTTTATGAGCTTTGAAAGAGCAGTATTAGTGCTATTATTAACTATATTAATGTGTATGGTTTCGGGCACAATTGCTGTGCGAAAATTACGTTCGGCAGACCCAGCAGACATATTCTAGATGAATTAAGTAATGAAATTTTAATTATTTAAAACTACTAATAATAAAATAATTATAAATGCTCATTACTGCTGAAAAGTTTCCACCTATAATTAATAATTAATAACTTATTGTTGCTAACTTCAGTTCTAATTTAGAACTGTTAACCTCTAGCTATTAACTTTATGATGAGACAAGAACCTGTAATTGCTATTAAACATCTCAATCACTACTATGGCAGAGGCGTACTCAAAAGACAGATTTTATTTGACATTAACCTAGAAATTTATCCCGGTGAAATTGTCATTATGACTGGCCCATCGGGTTCAGGTAAAACAACATTACTGAGCTTAATTGGTGGTTTACGCTCTGTACAAGAAGGTAGTTTAAAATTTTTAGGTAGAGAATTATTTGGTGCTAGCCAAAACCAATTAGTGCAAGTCCGGCGTAAAATTGGCTATATTTTTCAAGCTCATAATTTGTTAGGTTTTTTAACCGCCAGACAAAATGTGCAAATGGCGGTAGAGTTGAATGATGAGATTGCCCAAAGTGAAGCGATCGCCAAATCAGAAGCCATGCTTGGAGCAGTTGGCTTAGAACAAAGAATTAACTACTATCCAGACAATCTTTCTGGAGGACAAAAACAAAGAATTGCGATCGCGAGGGCTTTGGTGAATCATCCCCCGCTAGTACTTGCAGATGAACCTACAGCAGCTTTAGACAAACAATCTGGACGCGATGTGGTAGAAATAATGCAAACTCTTGCCAAAGAGCAAGGAACTTCTATCTTGTTAGTAACTCATGACAACCGGATTTTAGATATAGCCGATCGCATTGTAGAAATGGAAGATGGTCTTTTGACCCGTGATTCCCAAGGTATGGTGAAAAACCATAACTTATAAAAATGATAGAAAGCACCCTAAAACCCTAATAATTATTTAGCAAAGCCTTATTTTTTAAATAAAGATTGCTGTAAATTTTTTGGGGAATTAGGTTGGCGACTAGTACGGAATGTCACATTTACACCTTCATTTGATTGTTCCAGTACCAAAAGCGGAGTAGGCTTGGCTTTTTGATCCCAATGCATATGAGCCACACGCCCTTGAATTGTTGGTTGCCAAGTATCTTCATCTTCTGTGGGACTTAGGTAAGTTTCGATACAGTCAATAATTTGGCTAATAGTGGCAGAAGTCGCTTGTGTAGGTAACTTCATCAAGCGAATTTGAATGCGAAATAGTACTCGCTTGGCAATGTTTGGCGGAGTACCAGTTTCATACTCGACATCAAAAATTTCATCCACCTGCCGTCCAGTATTGCTAGCAATCCCTACTTGTCCCTGTTGGGATTGACTTGGACGCAAAGCTTGAGAAATTTTGTCTTTAACCTTAACTTTCATTTGGTTAACGATCGCAAAATGAAATACTTCCTCTGACATCCGCATCCGCAGATAATCCAAGTTAAAGTCCCGTGAGTTAACCAAATCGGGATTGGTTTCCATTTTGCGAATTGTTTCCAGCGCTAACTTAAACTTTTTCTCTAGTTCCCGCGCCCGGAATTGTTCAAACTTGAGTTTTTTCTCCAGCTGAGTCATCAAAACCCTGCCATAAACGATTACAGCAATCAGCGCTAAAGCCAGTCCTCCAGCCCCTAAAACTAATACAGGAGGTGTTTCTGGTGTACTTGCTTGTACTTCTTGAGATGCCTTTTTAGTCTTGGGCAATTCAGCAATAAATATCGAATTTGACATACTTGGCAAACAGAATAACTTCATTCCTGATTTTTAGGATGCCCAAATTTTGCTGGCTATTTTGCGGTATTATTACTGTTTTTTACAGCTTTCGCGAAATCGTATATGTACAGACACCTTAGCCATTCGGGTGAAGGATTTACAAACCTCCTACCTCTATCTCAAGCCGACTCAAATTGCTGGAACAATATTCGACTGGTTGCTACAGATATGGATGGCACTTTAACCAGAAACGGAAAATTTACAACTAAATTGCTGCAAGCTTTAGAAAATTTAGCAGCAGCAGAAATTAAAGTAATCATTGTTACAGGACGTTCTGCTGGCTGGGTAAGTGGATTAAATAGTTTAATGCCTGTAGCGGGTGCTGTGGCAGAAAACGGAGGTCTATTCTATATGGCTGGAAGCGATCGCCCAATAGCCTTAACACCCATTCCCAACTTAGCTAACCATCGTCAACATTTAGCCGCAACTTTTAAAGAATTACAAAGTAAATTTCCGCAAATCCAGGAATCTGCTGATAATCATTTTCGGATTACCGACTGGACTTTTGATGTAGCTTCATTAACTCCCACTGAATTACAAACTCTCAGCCGTCTCTGTCAAGATCTGGGATGGGGATTTACTTATAGTAATGTGCAATGCCACATTAAACCCCAAGCTCAAGATAAAGCTATTGGGTTATTGCAGGTATTGCAGCAATATTGGCCGCAATACTCATTAGAACAGGTGGTGACAGTAGGCGATAGCCCCAATGATGAAAGTTTATTTAATCGCCGTTATTTTCCCATATCTGTAGGTGTAGCAAATGTTTTGGAATATGCCAATCAGCTACAGCATCAACCAGCTTATGTTACTTCTGCTAGAGAAGCTGAGGGTTTTTGTGAGTTATCAAACTGTCTTGTTCTACCTGCTTAATTGAAGATCGCTGAAACTACGAACTTGATAGTGCAATTCAGTAAGAATTATTTTCAAAACTGCTACTATTATTAACCGTCTTTCCCGCAAAATAGATGGATCGTATTTCACAAAATTCCAGAAAAATTGCGCTGCAATCCAGCTTTTATTTTTAGCTGGGGGTGTTTCTAGAGCTTTAAAAGTTAGGTATTGATAGAATCGCGCTAGGGTATACTTTTTCCAGTGCTGTAAAGAGGCTGCTTTTGGATGAGCAAACGCACGTTCAATTACTTTTAAAGATTCAACTTCTTGTTTTTTAAAGTTGCTAGACATTGAGCTTGCAGATATTCGATATAGTATTTGTACTTGTGGAACTACTACAAACTCATAGCTGTCTGCCAAGCGTAACCACATATCCCAATCTTCTGCGGCTCTAAGTGACTCGTCAAAATTCCCAACTTTCGTAAAAGCTTCTTTGCGAATCAAAGGATTAGAGCCATTTTCTAAAAAGTTAGATAGTAGCAGCTTAGTGTAAGCATCTCCTGTGACTTTAGCTCGCGCTCCAGTTCTCACAAAGTTATCATCAGCATCAATAAAATCAGTCCAACTATAAGCTAAAGCAGCATTTTCATGAGCTAATAATGCCTGCATCTGGCTTTCTAATTTATCAGATGTCCAAAGATCGTCGGCATCAATAAAAGAGACAAAATCACAAGCTGCGAGTGATAAACCTCGATTACGGCTAGCAGATAAACCAGCGTTTGGATAGGAAAATATTTTTAATCTAGAGTCAGAAATACTTTTAACAATCTCTTCTGTAGAATCTGTTGAACCATCATTAATTACTATAATTTCTAAATCGCTAAGACTTTGATTTAAAACAGATTCAATAGTCTTTTTGATGGTTTTCTCACCATTGTAGACAGGAATAATTACAGATACTATTGACATATTATCTTGACTTTAGATTGTTTATTTTTTTATAAAATTGTGCTTGAATTCTGGAAAATCAATGTGTTCTAAAAAATTAGAATTAGTCTCAATTTTTTACAGCGATCGCAAATAACATATTTTTCAGATAAATGAAGTATATGCTAGTGACAATGTACGTCAAACCGTGTTTACCTCACTTAAATATGTTCCATTTTATTGGAAAAGTAATGTAGTGACTAGATATTTTAGTGAGGTTCATGTAAATATTACATTTCACACTTACAATTTAGGTGAAATCTTAGCGATCGCTAAAATACTGTAGGGCTTGGACAATAATACTTAAGTGAATATTCAGATAAAAGTTTATAAATTTAGCTTGTTGCTTTATAAGATTTTTCTCATAAAAAAGAATAAATAACAAAGAAAACCCGGCTATTCAAAAGGGTTTAGCAGGACTAAACCCTTACGAACAATCTATCTGTATGTGGATTTTTGGGAATTGCAATTACAGATCGGGTGAAGGCTCTAATAACTGAACGGTAGTCTGTGCTGCTGATACTTTCATGGTTACTTTTTTACTAAAAGTCAATCCAGTTTCGCCTTTGTCAATGAGAATTGTGTCTCCAGAAATAAAGGTGTTCTCTAGTAACTTAGTGGCGATGGGGTTTTCTACTTCGCGCTGAATTGCTCGTTTCAGGGGGCGTGCGCCATAAACTGGGTCATAGCCTGTTTCTACTAGGTAATCACAAGCAGATGCGGAAATATCAAAGAAGATTTTTTGTTCTTTGAGGAGATTTTCGACACGCTTGAGTTGAATGCGGATAATATGACGCATCTCCGAACGACTGAGGGTATGGAAGATCACAGTTTCATCCACGCGGTTTAGGAATTCTGGGCGAAAATGCGATCGCAAGGCGTCTGTCACCCGATTTTGCATCATTTCATACTTGGAGTCATCACCAGATATATCAAGGATGTGCTCGCTACCGATATTGCTGGTCATGACAATCACAGTATTGCGAAAATCTACTGTTCTGCCTTGAGAATCAGTAATTCTTCCATCATCTAATACTTGCAGTAAAATATTGAAGACATCGGGGTGAGCTTTTTCGACTTCATCCAATAACACTACAGAGTAGGGATGACGGCGAATTGCTTCGGAAAGTTGACCGCCTTCTTCATAGCCAATATACCCTGGAGGCGCACCTACCAATCGGGAAACCGAGTGTTTTTCCATATACTCGGACATATCCAAGCGTACCAAGGCATCGTCAGAATCAAAGAGAAACTGCGCTAAAGCACGAGCGAGTTCAGTTTTACCTACGCCTGTCGGCCCCATGAATAAAAATGACCCGATAGGACGGTTAGGATCTTTCATCCCTGCCCTTGCACGACGAATTGCTGCTGCTACTGCTGTTACCGCTTCTTGTTGCCCGATGACTCGTTGATGCAAATGATGCTCTAGTTGCAGTAATTTTTGCCGTTCCGATTCCATCAGGCGATTCACAGGGATTCCTGTCCACTTGGCGACAATTTCCGCGATATCGGCTTCTGTGACTTGTTCTCTCAGCAGAGTCGCACCTGTACTTTGAATTTTTAAAAGTTGTGCTTCTTTGGCTTCGCGATCGCGTTGAACTCCCTCCAATTTGCCATACTTCAATTGAGCAGCTTTGTTGAGGTCATAGTCCCGTTCTGCTTGCTCAATTTGTACTCTCAAAGCATCTTCTTCTTTCTTTAAGGCACTGATAGCTTCTAATAGCTGCTTTTCACCTTGCCATTGATCGTTAAATTTTTGTTGTTTGGCTGTCAAAGAGGTAATTTCTTCCTCTATACGTTGCAAACGTTCCTTAGTTTGGGGCGTACCTTTATCTTCTCCCGCCAATGACAGCTTTTCCATTTCTAATTGCATCAGGCGGCGGTCAATAGTTTCGAGTTCCGCAGGTTTGGAGGTAATCTCCATTTTCAGCTGGGCTGCGGCTTCATCTACTAAGTCAATCGCTTTATCTGGCAAAAAGCGGTCAGAAATATAGCGTGCTGATAGTGTTGCTGCGGCTACTAATGCGGAATCAGAAATTTTGACGTTGTGATGCACCTCGTAACGTTCTTTTAATCCCCGCAGAATCGAAATCGTATTTTCTACAGTGGGTTGATCGACAAATACTTGCTGAAAACGCCGTTCTAAAGCAGCGTCTTTCTCAATGTGTTTGCGGAACTCATCTAAGGTAGTCGCCCCAATGCAGCGCAACTCACCCCGTGCCAACATGGGTTTGAGCAAATTCCCTGCATCCATTGCCCCTTGCTGATTGGAACCTGTACCCACAACGGTGTGCAGTTCGTCAATAAATAAAACTATTTGACCGTTTGATTCCGTAACTTCTCGGAGAACAGCTTTTAAGCGGTCTTCAAATTCACCTCGGTATTTAGCCCCAGCAATTAAACTCCCAATATCTAACGAGATTAGCTGACGGTTTTTCAGCGATTCGGGAACATCACCATTTACCATACGTTGCGCCAAAGCTTCTGCGATCGCAGTTTTACCGACCCCAGGCTCGCCAATCAATACGGGGTTATTTTTACTACGACGAGATAATACCTGGATTACCCGACGAATTTCGTCATCTCGCCCAATTACGGGATCGAGTTTTCCAGCCTTAGCCTGTTCTGTCAAGTCTCTGCCAAATTTCTGCAAAGCTTCATAGCGAGACTCAGGATTTTGATCGGTAACTTTTTGGCTACCGCGCACAGTTTTGGTTGCAGCCTCTAGCTTACTATTATCAACATTCAAACCTTTAAACAGCCGCCGCCCGATGCGGTCATCGTCAGCAAAAGCGAGGAGTATATGTTCTACAGAGATATAAGCATCTTTCATCCGCACTCGATTTTCCTCGGCGCGATCGAGTAGAACGTCCAAACTGCGACCTAAGTAGAGTTGATCGCTTTTCCCAACTTTCGGCTGACGTTGGGTAAAGGCTTCGAGTTGCTGTTGCAAGCGTTGTGGATCGACCTCAGATCTAGCGAGAATACGGATTGCTAGGCTAGTAGGTTCTTCTAAAAGAGCAATAATTAAATGTTCAACATCTAGTTGCTGCTGTTGATAAGCACGAACTATATCCTGAGATTTGACAATCGCTTCCCAGGCTTTATCAGTAAATTTATTGGGATCTGTAGGTTGCATATTTAGAATTTTCGAGTTGGTATTTCAGATTTAGGAGCGACGGGAAGGGTTTCCTAGCTTGTAACAAGTGGGTGTTTTAGTGTATAAATCGGCCATTAGGGAGGATTTTAGACATAAAAGGTGCAATATCAATAGCGATGTACTTATTGCCCTAGCCTATAAGAAAAATTGTGCTACTC
The genomic region above belongs to Calothrix sp. NIES-2098 and contains:
- a CDS encoding ATPase, with translation MQPTDPNKFTDKAWEAIVKSQDIVRAYQQQQLDVEHLIIALLEEPTSLAIRILARSEVDPQRLQQQLEAFTQRQPKVGKSDQLYLGRSLDVLLDRAEENRVRMKDAYISVEHILLAFADDDRIGRRLFKGLNVDNSKLEAATKTVRGSQKVTDQNPESRYEALQKFGRDLTEQAKAGKLDPVIGRDDEIRRVIQVLSRRSKNNPVLIGEPGVGKTAIAEALAQRMVNGDVPESLKNRQLISLDIGSLIAGAKYRGEFEDRLKAVLREVTESNGQIVLFIDELHTVVGTGSNQQGAMDAGNLLKPMLARGELRCIGATTLDEFRKHIEKDAALERRFQQVFVDQPTVENTISILRGLKERYEVHHNVKISDSALVAAATLSARYISDRFLPDKAIDLVDEAAAQLKMEITSKPAELETIDRRLMQLEMEKLSLAGEDKGTPQTKERLQRIEEEITSLTAKQQKFNDQWQGEKQLLEAISALKKEEDALRVQIEQAERDYDLNKAAQLKYGKLEGVQRDREAKEAQLLKIQSTGATLLREQVTEADIAEIVAKWTGIPVNRLMESERQKLLQLEHHLHQRVIGQQEAVTAVAAAIRRARAGMKDPNRPIGSFLFMGPTGVGKTELARALAQFLFDSDDALVRLDMSEYMEKHSVSRLVGAPPGYIGYEEGGQLSEAIRRHPYSVVLLDEVEKAHPDVFNILLQVLDDGRITDSQGRTVDFRNTVIVMTSNIGSEHILDISGDDSKYEMMQNRVTDALRSHFRPEFLNRVDETVIFHTLSRSEMRHIIRIQLKRVENLLKEQKIFFDISASACDYLVETGYDPVYGARPLKRAIQREVENPIATKLLENTFISGDTILIDKGETGLTFSKKVTMKVSAAQTTVQLLEPSPDL